The genomic DNA AAGGAGGTCCGATGAGCAGGGTGCCCCAGAGGAGAACACGGGTCACCCGGCGTCGGCCGGTTGACTTGCGTGGAGGAGGATCGTATGTGTAGTGACGCAGAAAGGTCGGACTGTAATTTGTCTTCCGTCTTGCATCCATCGATCGGCCTGTCGGCATGAAAATCTTCGGAGCTGAGTTTATCAAAAGTTGCGTCACTCCAGAACAATTTCCGTCCGGTCCACTTCATGAAATTGCCTTTGTGGGGCGCTCCAATGTGGGTAAATCGTCGTTGATCAATTCGTTGCTGAATCGCCGGGACCTGGCGAAGGTTAGCCGGACGCCTGGAAAGACGAGGGCTGTGAATGTGTTCCTCGTCTCGACTTCAGACCCGGACCTGGCGCAATTCCATCTCGTGGATCTACCCGGTTACGGATTTGCCAGAGTGTCGAAATCCGTCCGCACCCAGTGGGGACCGTTGATCGAAGACTATCTCGTCGGTCGAGCCTCGCTCATCGGGATCGTGATGTTGGTGGACAGCCGCGTCGTGACCGACCAGGATCGTCAGACCATCGCGTGGCTCCGTTCAATCCGCCGGAATCCCCTTGTCGTGGCGACCAAGGTCGACAGGTTGAGACCCAGTGAACGGGCGCGCACCCTGAGGTTGACACACCGTGCTCTGGGGCTGGCCGACGGCGAACTGTTGATTCCCTATTCGTCGGAGACCGGGGACGGACGGGATCGGCTGTGGGGAGCTCTACGCGAGGTAGCCGGAAGGCGTCCGGCGGACATGGTTTGATCTCTACTCATGGTGTCGAACGCACAGACTGTGGCTGCGCTTTTTCGGCGACTTGTTCGAATTTGATCTCGATGTACGCTTTGTTTTTGAGCTCAATGAGCCAGGATTGATACATGTCATCGCTCTTCTGCTGATAGACCAGTTCCTGAATTTCCCGCCGTGCGTCCTCGTATCGGCGAAACTGTTTCGGCTTCCGGTCATCCATGCGGATGATCTGGATCCCCTCGGAGCTTTCGATGATGTTCGAGATTCCTCCCGGCACTAAATGGGCGACCGCTTGTTCGATGGCGGGAAGGAGTTCACCCTGTCGGACCCATCCCAGTCGTCCTCCTTGCAAGGCATTGGCGCCGTCGGAATACTGCATGGCGACCTCTTCAAATTTCTCTCCCCGCTTCAAGTCGTCCATGGCTCGGCGGGCTTTCGTCAAGGCATCGGCCAATCCATCCGACGAGCGCGGGTGAATAATGATCTGGCTCAGTTGGTACTCTTCGGGAAGGGCGAACCGGTCACGATGCTCTTGGTAGAACCGCTTGAGCTCAGAGTCTCCGACGGTAATGTTGCCGCGAATATGCAGATCCACGACTCTCATGAGGAGGAGCTGATCGCGCACAGCTTGCACATGGTCCGCATTGGTGATGTCAAAGGGGCTGCCTTGCCGCTTCATCTGTTCAAGCGCATGCTTGACTTCCAGGTCGGACACCTCGACCTTTTTGGCTTTGGCTTCCTGCAATTGCAATCGCCGCTCGATGAGCTTCGTCAAGGCCATGTATTCCGCGGTCTTCAGCCGCTGGGGAAGATCGTTTCCCCGGTGCTCACGGGAAAGCCGCTCTTGCTCCGTTTCAAATTCGCGCTTCACATCCGACAACATGATTAATTCGGAATTGACGATGGCGACGATGCGGTCCTGCAAATGAGCCTCGGAAAAGGCCGGGAACCAGGTGGAGATTATCAACACGGCTAACGGCACCTTGAATCGGACCAGCCGATCGAATGACGGCACAACGCGTTTCATGATCCTTTCACCTGATGGTGCTGGAACGAACAATTCTACACGAAATAGAGAAATCTTGTGGAATCGAGTCAGGTCAACGTTTACCGGTGTCCTCGGTGATATGGCGGGAGGCTCCGGCGAAGCGAATCACGGCATGTGCCCGAATATCGGCGATGACTTCTTCGAATCGCTTGCGGCGTTTCTCGG from Nitrospira sp. includes the following:
- a CDS encoding GTP-binding protein EngB: MKIFGAEFIKSCVTPEQFPSGPLHEIAFVGRSNVGKSSLINSLLNRRDLAKVSRTPGKTRAVNVFLVSTSDPDLAQFHLVDLPGYGFARVSKSVRTQWGPLIEDYLVGRASLIGIVMLVDSRVVTDQDRQTIAWLRSIRRNPLVVATKVDRLRPSERARTLRLTHRALGLADGELLIPYSSETGDGRDRLWGALREVAGRRPADMV
- a CDS encoding Survival protein SurA precursor (Peptidyl-prolyl cis-trans isomerase SurA); amino-acid sequence: MKRVVPSFDRLVRFKVPLAVLIISTWFPAFSEAHLQDRIVAIVNSELIMLSDVKREFETEQERLSREHRGNDLPQRLKTAEYMALTKLIERRLQLQEAKAKKVEVSDLEVKHALEQMKRQGSPFDITNADHVQAVRDQLLLMRVVDLHIRGNITVGDSELKRFYQEHRDRFALPEEYQLSQIIIHPRSSDGLADALTKARRAMDDLKRGEKFEEVAMQYSDGANALQGGRLGWVRQGELLPAIEQAVAHLVPGGISNIIESSEGIQIIRMDDRKPKQFRRYEDARREIQELVYQQKSDDMYQSWLIELKNKAYIEIKFEQVAEKAQPQSVRSTP